One Nitrospira sp. genomic region harbors:
- a CDS encoding response regulator, translating to MSVLRVLFVEDNPIDAELALRELQKSGFAIQWQRVDTLADFTYQLSHKQPDLIISDDAMPQFSSGEALDCLRERGLQIPFIVVSHAIGEEEAVQLVRNGADDYLRKDRMGRLGEAARQALEKRRLRAQYAGAQKQLGLLNRELEKRVVERTAELEAANREKAHELHERQQAEARLRQLADTLEERVSQRTQQLAASYDRLRALATDLTVAEQSERRKLAIELHDFLAQLLVVTRMKVAQLLRQEPAPDVRTVLQDADGLLHQALDYTRSLVSELTPQALYERGLGPALQWLGDQMRRQKLLNVEVSVREADLILPEADAVLLFHSVRELLFNVIKHGQTDQAAISMSYAKGELILTVLDHGCGFDLEKLNNDHSDRFGLLSIRERMMDLGGRFDLQSEPGKGTVASLHLSCTSVAVGTEAPTADMEQPAASEGAIRGGHCQPSASGDNLSDGKLSTAVRVLIVDDHQLVREGLHCLLREYADLSVVGEASTGRQALQLAGTLMPDIVIMDMQMPGWNGAETTKRMLKEYPLITVIGLSVQADPHIEQAMLEAGATTFLPKEAINTDLYAAIRQASGRSSSPKPT from the coding sequence ATGAGTGTTTTGCGCGTCTTATTCGTCGAAGACAATCCGATCGACGCCGAATTGGCCCTCCGGGAATTGCAGAAAAGCGGCTTCGCCATACAATGGCAGCGCGTCGATACGCTGGCGGACTTCACCTATCAGCTGTCCCATAAACAGCCGGATCTGATTATTTCAGACGATGCGATGCCGCAATTCAGTTCGGGCGAGGCCTTGGATTGTTTGCGGGAAAGGGGGCTGCAGATTCCCTTCATCGTCGTGTCGCATGCGATCGGCGAAGAGGAAGCGGTACAGTTGGTGCGCAACGGCGCGGATGATTATCTCCGTAAGGACCGGATGGGCCGTTTGGGCGAGGCGGCACGCCAAGCATTGGAGAAGCGGCGATTACGCGCGCAATACGCCGGAGCGCAGAAACAATTGGGGCTGTTGAATCGAGAATTGGAGAAGCGGGTCGTAGAGAGAACGGCCGAACTCGAGGCGGCCAATCGCGAGAAAGCTCACGAACTTCACGAGCGTCAACAGGCCGAAGCGCGGCTTCGCCAGCTGGCCGACACACTGGAGGAGCGGGTCAGTCAGCGAACGCAACAGCTTGCGGCCTCGTACGACCGGCTCCGGGCTCTCGCTACCGACTTAACAGTCGCGGAACAGTCGGAGCGGCGGAAGCTGGCGATAGAGTTGCACGACTTTCTGGCGCAGCTGCTGGTCGTGACTCGGATGAAGGTGGCACAGCTGCTGCGACAGGAGCCCGCGCCGGACGTGAGAACGGTACTGCAGGATGCCGATGGGCTACTCCATCAAGCTCTCGATTATACCCGGTCGTTGGTCTCCGAACTGACCCCGCAGGCTTTGTACGAGCGCGGTCTGGGCCCTGCTCTCCAGTGGCTGGGCGATCAAATGCGTCGACAGAAGCTCCTGAACGTCGAGGTGTCTGTTCGCGAAGCCGACCTGATACTTCCAGAGGCGGATGCGGTGTTGCTTTTCCACTCGGTTCGGGAATTATTGTTCAACGTGATCAAGCATGGACAGACCGATCAGGCGGCCATTTCAATGAGCTATGCCAAGGGTGAATTAATCCTCACTGTGTTGGATCACGGATGCGGCTTCGATCTCGAAAAATTGAACAACGATCATTCCGATCGGTTCGGCCTGTTGAGTATTCGAGAGCGGATGATGGACCTGGGTGGAAGATTCGACCTGCAATCGGAACCGGGCAAGGGAACGGTTGCGTCGCTCCATCTGTCCTGTACGTCGGTTGCCGTGGGCACCGAGGCCCCCACGGCCGACATGGAGCAGCCGGCTGCCTCAGAAGGCGCGATCCGTGGGGGGCACTGCCAGCCTAGCGCGTCAGGCGATAATCTTTCCGACGGAAAATTATCGACCGCGGTCCGGGTACTGATTGTCGACGATCACCAACTGGTGAGAGAGGGTCTGCACTGTCTTTTGAGAGAATACGCCGACCTGAGCGTGGTCGGGGAGGCATCTACCGGCCGTCAGGCGCTTCAATTGGCTGGTACGCTCATGCCGGACATCGTGATTATGGATATGCAAATGCCCGGTTGGAATGGAGCGGAAACTACGAAAAGGATGTTGAAAGAATACCCATTGATCACGGTGATCGGCCTTTCTGTTCAAGCCGATCCGCATATTGAGCAGGCCATGCTCGAGGCAGGGGCTACCACCTTCTTACCGAAGGAAGCGATCAACACGGACCTCTATGCCGCCATTCGTCAGGCCTCTGGCCGTTCATCCTCCCCCAAGCCCACCTAA
- a CDS encoding response regulator has protein sequence MRQGTEILLIEDSPEDVEITLRAFEKYHLANRIHVVRDGEEALECLFSTGRYAGNPLSSTTRLILLDLKLPKVDGMEVLHQCKSDPRTKNIPVVILTSSKEERDLVESYKLGVSSYVVKPVDFTQFTEAVRQLGLYWMMLNQVPLELCLGEKEVKA, from the coding sequence ATGAGGCAGGGGACGGAGATTTTATTGATCGAAGATAGTCCGGAGGATGTGGAAATCACCCTGCGGGCGTTTGAGAAATATCATTTGGCGAACAGGATTCATGTGGTGCGGGACGGCGAGGAGGCGTTGGAATGTCTCTTCAGTACCGGGCGATACGCCGGGAACCCCCTCAGCTCGACCACCCGGCTGATTCTGCTCGACCTGAAACTTCCCAAGGTCGACGGGATGGAAGTCTTGCATCAGTGCAAATCGGATCCGCGTACCAAGAACATTCCTGTCGTAATACTCACGTCCTCCAAAGAAGAGCGCGATCTGGTCGAGAGTTACAAGCTCGGGGTGAGCAGTTATGTGGTCAAGCCGGTCGACTTTACTCAATTCACCGAAGCGGTCCGGCAATTGGGACTCTATTGGATGATGCTGAATCAGGTGCCCTTGGAGCTTTGCCTCGGGGAGAAAGAGGTAAAAGCATGA
- a CDS encoding PAS domain S-box protein has protein sequence MTGDSSGSAILAENPPQPARARSTLRAYGVGVACAAGAILLRALFDPVMGPQLPVTTLFGFVALATWYGGWGPGLLAALVSYLAANWLFIEPRFAFSAGPEELWGFGIYLSTIAVIIAVIENMRPAPGAGFRANVNDAGEEAGGVCGPGPSRTGLIMTVGVPVAGLLLIAGFLLWQMKQLLDASGRVAQTDEVIMAGENHLLQLVEMESGLRGYLLTADRRFLEPYEQARQNIDLSVARLHVLVSDNRPQVLVVEELQDLTAQWKALAERMMTVSRRGQADFALQDQGKHLIDGIRNKIAAFLATERTLRDERSRQVQGRGQFFYGITLSLLLGAGTLIALLMIHHLRALAGTYEAALRTRDAQAKGLRESEARLRFAQQAGRVGTFEVDLQAEGFISSQGMEALYGLPPGEFPTTQAAWESLVHPQDRPRVFQQFREANETGERDGEEFRVLWPDGSEHWLMGRWHTMIQGTSGFPTRVRGVNIDITDRKQGEQAVANLASIVTSSDDSIIGIDLRGIVTSWNHAAERLFGHTAKEMIGHPVLRLISPERQDEESHILERIVRGEVIERYETARRRKDGTELIVSLTVSPVVNSQGKIIGASKIARDITDQKRVEESLLQRDAALTTANDALKRQSAALAESNKDLESFSYSVSHDLRAPLRTIDAFSRIVEEDHGLLLNAEARRCLTIIRKASAQAGELIDDLLELSRLGRQGLEIRLVTMTELAREAADELRIVQENRTIELTLQDLPCCHGDRRLLKLVWSNLVTNAFKYTRYRDEARIEVGWLPDEMNADAVTYYIKDNGVGFDMKYAHKLFGVFQRLHRKEDFEGTGVGLAIVQRIVHRHGGRVWAEGKIDCGATFFFSLRKATA, from the coding sequence ATGACGGGTGACAGCTCGGGTTCCGCTATACTCGCGGAAAATCCTCCGCAGCCGGCTCGGGCGCGTTCCACGCTTCGGGCATACGGTGTCGGAGTGGCCTGCGCGGCCGGCGCGATACTCCTGCGGGCCTTGTTCGATCCCGTAATGGGTCCTCAGCTCCCGGTTACTACCCTGTTCGGTTTCGTAGCTCTAGCAACGTGGTACGGGGGATGGGGGCCGGGTCTCCTCGCTGCGCTCGTCAGCTACCTTGCCGCAAACTGGCTGTTTATCGAACCACGGTTTGCATTCAGCGCCGGCCCCGAAGAATTGTGGGGATTCGGGATCTATTTATCAACCATCGCCGTCATTATTGCGGTCATTGAAAATATGCGGCCGGCGCCTGGGGCCGGCTTCCGCGCGAATGTGAACGACGCGGGGGAGGAGGCAGGGGGTGTATGCGGCCCCGGGCCGAGCCGGACCGGACTCATCATGACGGTCGGGGTGCCGGTTGCCGGATTGCTCCTCATCGCCGGGTTTTTGTTATGGCAGATGAAGCAGTTATTGGACGCCAGCGGACGGGTGGCCCAGACCGATGAAGTGATTATGGCGGGAGAGAATCATCTTCTCCAGCTCGTCGAGATGGAATCGGGGTTGCGGGGATATCTGTTGACCGCAGACCGCCGGTTTTTGGAACCCTATGAGCAGGCGAGACAGAATATCGATCTCTCGGTCGCTCGCCTACACGTGCTGGTGTCCGATAACCGTCCCCAGGTCTTGGTGGTGGAGGAGCTGCAAGACCTGACGGCCCAGTGGAAAGCCCTTGCCGAAAGGATGATGACGGTCTCGAGGAGAGGTCAGGCTGATTTCGCGCTGCAGGACCAGGGGAAGCACCTCATAGACGGCATCCGCAATAAGATCGCCGCCTTTCTTGCCACCGAGCGGACATTGCGGGATGAACGGAGTCGTCAGGTGCAAGGGCGCGGGCAATTCTTCTACGGCATTACGCTGTCGCTGTTGCTGGGGGCCGGCACGTTAATCGCGCTGCTGATGATCCACCACCTGCGGGCGCTGGCGGGGACTTATGAAGCGGCCCTCCGCACCAGGGATGCGCAGGCGAAGGGCTTGCGCGAGAGCGAAGCGCGGCTCCGCTTTGCCCAACAAGCCGGTCGAGTCGGCACATTCGAGGTCGATCTGCAGGCGGAGGGCTTCATCTCGAGTCAGGGAATGGAGGCGCTGTATGGGCTGCCGCCGGGAGAATTCCCCACCACCCAGGCGGCGTGGGAGAGCCTGGTCCATCCCCAAGATCGGCCGAGAGTGTTCCAGCAGTTCCGGGAAGCCAATGAGACGGGCGAGCGGGATGGAGAGGAGTTTCGCGTGCTGTGGCCGGACGGGAGCGAGCATTGGCTGATGGGGCGTTGGCACACGATGATCCAGGGGACCTCCGGCTTTCCGACGCGGGTCCGCGGAGTCAATATTGACATTACCGACCGCAAGCAGGGAGAGCAGGCGGTCGCTAATTTAGCTTCCATCGTGACGTCGTCTGACGACTCGATCATCGGGATCGATCTGCGGGGCATCGTGACGAGTTGGAATCACGCAGCAGAACGCTTGTTCGGGCATACCGCAAAGGAAATGATCGGACACCCCGTGCTTCGGCTCATTTCTCCGGAGCGGCAGGACGAAGAGTCTCACATTCTCGAACGGATAGTGCGGGGTGAGGTGATCGAGCGTTATGAAACGGCTCGGCGTCGCAAGGATGGGACCGAATTAATTGTTTCTCTGACCGTGTCACCGGTAGTCAACTCCCAAGGAAAGATCATCGGCGCCTCGAAGATCGCGCGGGATATCACGGATCAGAAACGTGTGGAGGAGTCGCTGCTGCAACGCGACGCGGCGTTGACGACTGCCAACGACGCTTTGAAGAGACAGTCGGCGGCGCTGGCCGAATCGAACAAGGACCTGGAAAGCTTTTCCTACTCGGTGTCTCACGATTTGCGCGCCCCCCTGCGCACCATCGACGCCTTCAGCCGGATCGTCGAGGAAGATCACGGCCTTCTCTTGAACGCCGAAGCCCGTCGCTGCCTGACCATTATCCGCAAGGCCTCCGCGCAGGCCGGCGAGCTGATCGACGATCTGCTGGAGTTGTCCCGGTTGGGCCGCCAGGGCCTGGAGATCCGTTTAGTCACGATGACAGAGCTAGCGCGGGAGGCGGCGGACGAATTGAGGATCGTGCAGGAAAACCGCACCATAGAACTGACCCTGCAGGACTTGCCCTGCTGCCACGGCGACCGGCGCCTCTTGAAACTCGTCTGGAGCAATTTGGTGACGAACGCGTTCAAGTATACTCGGTATCGGGATGAGGCTCGGATCGAAGTCGGGTGGCTGCCGGACGAGATGAACGCAGATGCGGTCACGTACTACATCAAGGATAATGGCGTCGGGTTTGATATGAAATATGCGCACAAGTTATTCGGGGTATTTCAACGGTTGCATCGGAAAGAGGATTTCGAAGGCACCGGCGTAGGATTGGCGATCGTCCAGCGCATCGTCCACCGCCATGGCGGGCGGGTGTGGGCAGAGGGCAAGATAGACTGTGGCGCCACCTTCTTTTTTTCCTTGAGAAAGGCCACCGCATGA
- a CDS encoding PAS domain-containing protein has product MAKPPPTVQTLLQENRELRARLEESDSTLRAIREGEVDALVVEGAAGPRLFTLQGLDAEQTRFRSEMLARVSDAVIAVDAEERITFLNAAAERLYGVRSDDVLGCTFTEMFTPHWPSAEAEITMRTALRERGEWRGELIHRAPDGRERHVEMSTTALRDPDGAGTGYIKVIRDILDRKKLEEEKADALRLLDTLLTRAPVGFAYFDRDLRYVRINERLAEMDGISVAAHLGRTVGEIVPTLEGAVREATERILATGEAVLHHEFSGETALAPGATRYWNESWYPVHGEGGEIVGFGAVVEEITERKQAEEAQRQSRERILLASEAAQMGFWSWRPDEDSVLWETQYPYRILGVPLGSPPVTAARFVAEFIHPDDRPIFEQAVAQTLEAREPFAFVGRIRRSDGEARWLEFTSKRDAAENGRATRIIGTVQDITDRLLKAEALRASEEQFRALAGQLEHVVKERTEELVQSQDRLRALATMLNLTEQRERKRLADELHDYLTQLLVLGLLNLGQMKRIGLPPKAVEKVQETEGVLTQALTYSRTLMAELSPPVLQEHGLPAGLKWLGEQMQRQGLMVLVEIGNASTGSLSNDCAVLLFQSVRELLMNALKHAGCQHVYIRLQEGERRLCIEVRDDGVGFDLAAAGCSTTAMSSKFGLFSIRERMTALGGWFDLQSAPGEGTTATLMLPVDSTSEPSSELQVLSAELSDQGRNSGPRTPNSNLHQQDAKICVLLVDDHAMVRQGLRTVLDAYPDVEVVGEACNGEEAVAFVERVQPSIVVMDINMPKMNGIDATAAIVSRYPGTVVIGLSVQAGGANEEAMKHAGAALLLTKEAAVDELYRVIRETLGAKLKGTALGAGLDK; this is encoded by the coding sequence ATGGCAAAGCCCCCCCCCACGGTTCAGACCCTCCTTCAGGAAAACCGGGAGTTGCGTGCGCGGCTGGAGGAGTCGGATTCTACGCTTCGCGCCATCCGTGAAGGTGAAGTCGATGCGCTCGTGGTGGAGGGTGCGGCCGGCCCGCGGCTCTTCACCTTGCAAGGCCTCGACGCCGAGCAGACCCGCTTCCGCAGCGAGATGCTCGCGCGGGTCAGCGATGCGGTGATCGCGGTGGACGCCGAGGAGCGCATCACTTTCCTGAACGCCGCCGCCGAGCGTCTATACGGCGTCCGCTCCGACGATGTGCTCGGTTGCACGTTCACCGAAATGTTCACCCCGCACTGGCCGAGCGCTGAGGCTGAAATCACGATGCGCACGGCGCTGCGCGAGCGCGGCGAGTGGCGCGGCGAGCTGATCCACCGCGCGCCCGACGGCCGTGAGCGGCACGTCGAGATGAGCACCACCGCCCTGCGCGACCCCGACGGCGCGGGCACCGGCTACATCAAGGTCATCCGCGACATCCTCGACCGCAAGAAGCTGGAGGAGGAGAAGGCGGACGCGCTGCGGCTGCTGGACACACTGCTCACCCGTGCGCCCGTCGGGTTTGCTTACTTCGACCGCGACCTGCGGTATGTGCGCATCAATGAACGGCTCGCCGAGATGGACGGCATCTCCGTCGCGGCGCACCTCGGGCGGACGGTGGGGGAGATTGTCCCCACGCTGGAGGGGGCAGTGCGGGAGGCGACCGAGCGCATCCTCGCGACCGGCGAGGCGGTGCTCCATCACGAGTTCAGCGGCGAGACGGCGCTCGCGCCGGGAGCCACCCGTTATTGGAACGAGAGCTGGTATCCGGTGCATGGCGAGGGCGGAGAGATTGTCGGGTTTGGCGCAGTGGTGGAGGAAATCACCGAGCGCAAGCAGGCGGAGGAAGCGCAGAGGCAGAGCCGGGAGCGCATCCTGCTGGCGAGCGAAGCCGCGCAGATGGGCTTCTGGTCGTGGCGGCCCGACGAAGATTCCGTCCTGTGGGAAACCCAGTATCCGTATCGGATACTGGGCGTGCCGCTAGGATCCCCGCCGGTCACTGCCGCCCGGTTCGTCGCAGAGTTCATTCATCCCGACGATAGGCCCATTTTCGAGCAGGCCGTGGCCCAGACGTTAGAGGCGCGGGAGCCGTTCGCCTTTGTGGGGCGCATCCGCCGGTCCGATGGCGAAGCGCGCTGGCTCGAGTTCACCAGCAAAAGGGACGCGGCGGAGAACGGACGCGCCACGCGCATCATCGGGACGGTGCAGGACATCACCGACCGCCTCCTGAAAGCGGAGGCTTTACGCGCGAGCGAGGAGCAGTTCCGCGCCTTGGCCGGCCAATTGGAGCATGTGGTGAAGGAGCGCACCGAGGAACTGGTCCAGTCGCAGGATCGCTTGCGGGCACTCGCGACGATGCTGAACCTTACCGAGCAGCGGGAACGCAAACGCCTGGCTGACGAACTGCACGACTATCTCACGCAATTGCTCGTGCTCGGTCTACTCAATCTCGGTCAGATGAAACGAATCGGTTTACCTCCGAAAGCAGTGGAGAAGGTCCAAGAAACCGAAGGGGTGCTGACCCAAGCGTTGACCTACAGTCGCACCTTGATGGCCGAACTGAGTCCGCCGGTCTTGCAGGAACATGGTCTTCCGGCCGGACTTAAGTGGCTCGGCGAACAAATGCAGCGCCAGGGGTTAATGGTGCTCGTCGAGATCGGCAATGCCTCGACGGGGTCCCTGTCGAATGACTGCGCGGTGCTCCTGTTTCAGTCGGTTCGTGAGCTGCTGATGAATGCGCTGAAACATGCGGGTTGTCAACACGTATACATCCGTCTGCAAGAGGGGGAGCGTCGGCTGTGCATTGAGGTGCGCGACGACGGCGTCGGCTTCGATCTTGCTGCTGCAGGCTGTTCTACTACCGCCATGTCCTCTAAGTTCGGACTCTTCAGCATTCGGGAACGGATGACCGCGCTGGGCGGGTGGTTCGATCTGCAATCGGCGCCGGGCGAAGGGACCACGGCCACTCTTATGCTGCCTGTAGACAGCACAAGTGAGCCGAGTTCTGAGTTGCAAGTTTTGAGTGCTGAGTTGTCCGATCAGGGACGAAACTCAGGACCCAGAACTCCAAACTCAAACCTGCACCAGCAGGACGCGAAGATTTGCGTCCTCCTGGTGGATGATCATGCCATGGTGCGGCAGGGCTTACGCACGGTGCTGGACGCCTATCCTGATGTGGAAGTGGTGGGCGAGGCCTGCAACGGGGAAGAAGCGGTGGCCTTCGTCGAACGGGTGCAGCCGTCTATCGTCGTCATGGACATCAATATGCCGAAGATGAACGGCATTGATGCGACGGCCGCAATCGTCTCCCGCTACCCGGGCACCGTCGTCATTGGTTTGTCCGTGCAAGCGGGTGGCGCGAACGAGGAGGCGATGAAACACGCCGGCGCTGCCCTGTTGCTCACCAAGGAGGCGGCGGTGGATGAACTCTATCGAGTGATTCGCGAGACGCTGGGCGCGAAGCTCAAAGGGACTGCTCTGGGCGCCGGGTTGGATAAGTGA
- a CDS encoding circadian clock KaiB family protein: MKKKIPATDRFAEFEQATVGSATARYVLRLYITGTTSHSTRAIVNIRKICEEHLQGHYDLEVIDISQHPTLAKGEQIIAAPTLIKKVPLPLRRFIGDMSQTEKILLGLDLRKAREKASPLT; this comes from the coding sequence ATGAAGAAAAAGATTCCCGCCACAGACCGTTTCGCCGAATTTGAACAAGCGACTGTCGGGAGCGCGACGGCCCGTTATGTCCTGCGGCTCTACATCACCGGCACCACGTCCCATTCCACCCGGGCGATCGTGAATATCCGGAAGATTTGCGAAGAACACCTGCAAGGACATTACGACCTTGAAGTCATCGATATCTCCCAACACCCGACGCTGGCCAAAGGCGAGCAGATCATCGCCGCGCCGACCTTGATCAAAAAAGTTCCGCTGCCCCTGCGCCGCTTCATCGGCGACATGTCGCAGACCGAGAAGATTCTCCTCGGGCTGGATCTTCGCAAGGCACGGGAGAAGGCAAGCCCTCTCACCTAA
- a CDS encoding circadian clock KaiB family protein gives MKKEPPAKFELRLYVAGQTPKSRAALANLQHICETHLAGQYRIEIIDLMITPQLAAGDQIFAVPTLVRRVPEPIRKIIGDLSNEARVLVGLDVQPVKE, from the coding sequence ATGAAAAAGGAGCCACCTGCAAAATTTGAACTCCGGCTCTACGTCGCGGGCCAGACGCCGAAATCGCGCGCGGCCCTGGCGAATCTCCAGCACATCTGTGAGACGCACCTCGCCGGACAATACCGCATTGAGATCATTGATCTGATGATTACGCCGCAGCTGGCCGCCGGGGACCAAATCTTCGCGGTGCCCACGCTCGTCCGCCGCGTACCCGAGCCGATCAGAAAAATCATCGGCGACCTGTCGAACGAAGCGCGCGTGCTCGTCGGCCTTGACGTGCAGCCGGTGAAAGAGTAA
- the kaiC gene encoding circadian clock protein KaiC yields MAKLSRPMISPPPQLSKAPTGITGLDQITGGGLPTGRPTLVCGSAGCGKTMLALEFLVRGATQFGEPGVFMMFEENAQELTDNVRSLGFDLDKLVAKKQIVLDHVRVERSEIEETGEYDLEGLFIRLGHAIDAIGAKRVVLDTVEALFAGLPNHAILRAELRRLFRWLKDRGMTTIITGEQGEASITRYGLEEYVADCVITLDHRVAEQICTRRLRVVKYRGTAHGTNEYPFIIGERGMSVLPITSLQLDHRASTERIPSGIAALDAMLGGQGVYRGSSVLFTGASGTGKSSLAAKFAETACRRGERALLFAYEESSEQLLRNMRSIGIALAPWVKKGLLQIQCSRPSMHGLEQHLVMMHEMVLAFRPGVVVVDPISNLSLADSEAEVKPTLMRLIDLVKQLQITSVFTSLTSGGTSATAPEDSQVGVSSLMDTWLLLRNVEFNGERNRLIHVMKSRGMAHSNQVREFVLSDAGIDLRAVYLGGDRVLTGTARVAQEAQERAAAGLRQEEHARKLRQLAAKRKALEAQIAALRTEGEAAEEDVNFAIAQETLQTMNTQQNAGAMAALRGGIKSGNSRTKGSR; encoded by the coding sequence ATGGCAAAACTATCCCGACCGATGATCTCTCCTCCGCCACAGCTTTCCAAGGCGCCCACCGGCATCACCGGTCTCGATCAAATCACCGGCGGCGGGCTGCCGACCGGGCGGCCCACGCTCGTGTGCGGCTCGGCGGGGTGCGGGAAGACGATGCTCGCCTTGGAGTTCCTCGTGCGCGGGGCGACGCAGTTTGGGGAGCCGGGGGTGTTCATGATGTTCGAGGAAAATGCGCAGGAGCTGACTGACAATGTGCGCTCGCTCGGCTTCGACTTGGACAAGCTCGTGGCGAAGAAACAGATCGTGCTCGATCACGTCCGCGTTGAGCGCAGCGAGATCGAGGAGACAGGCGAGTATGATCTCGAGGGGCTCTTCATCCGGCTCGGGCACGCCATCGATGCCATCGGGGCGAAGCGCGTGGTGCTCGACACCGTCGAAGCGCTCTTCGCCGGGCTGCCGAATCATGCGATTCTCCGCGCTGAACTGCGGCGACTGTTTCGCTGGCTGAAGGACCGCGGCATGACGACCATCATCACCGGCGAGCAGGGCGAGGCCTCGATCACGCGCTACGGGCTGGAGGAATACGTGGCCGATTGCGTGATCACGCTCGACCACCGCGTGGCCGAGCAGATCTGCACGCGGCGGCTACGCGTGGTGAAGTATCGCGGCACGGCGCACGGCACGAACGAATACCCGTTCATCATCGGCGAGCGCGGCATGTCGGTACTGCCGATCACGTCGCTCCAGCTCGACCACCGGGCCTCCACGGAGCGCATCCCCTCCGGCATCGCGGCGCTCGATGCCATGTTAGGCGGCCAGGGCGTGTATCGCGGCAGCAGCGTGCTCTTCACCGGGGCGTCGGGCACGGGCAAAAGCAGCCTTGCCGCGAAGTTTGCCGAGACCGCGTGCCGCCGCGGCGAGCGCGCGCTCCTTTTCGCCTACGAGGAATCGTCCGAGCAACTGCTACGCAACATGCGCTCCATCGGCATCGCCCTTGCGCCGTGGGTGAAAAAAGGGCTGCTCCAGATTCAGTGCTCGCGCCCGTCGATGCACGGGCTGGAGCAGCATCTCGTGATGATGCACGAGATGGTACTGGCGTTCCGGCCCGGCGTCGTGGTCGTCGATCCTATCAGCAATTTGTCGCTCGCCGACAGCGAGGCGGAGGTGAAGCCCACGCTGATGCGGCTCATCGATTTAGTGAAGCAGTTGCAAATCACCTCGGTCTTCACCAGCCTCACGTCCGGCGGCACCTCGGCGACCGCGCCGGAGGATAGCCAGGTCGGCGTGTCCTCGCTCATGGATACGTGGCTGCTGCTACGCAATGTGGAATTCAACGGCGAGCGCAACCGCTTGATTCACGTGATGAAATCGCGGGGCATGGCGCACTCGAATCAGGTGCGAGAATTCGTGCTGAGCGACGCGGGCATCGACCTCCGGGCCGTGTATCTCGGCGGGGACCGCGTGCTCACCGGCACCGCGCGCGTGGCGCAGGAAGCGCAGGAACGCGCCGCCGCCGGGCTGCGCCAGGAGGAACACGCGCGCAAGCTCCGGCAGCTCGCCGCCAAACGAAAAGCCCTCGAAGCGCAGATCGCCGCGCTCCGGACCGAGGGCGAGGCCGCGGAGGAAGATGTGAACTTTGCCATCGCCCAGGAGACCTTGCAAACCATGAACACGCAGCAAAACGCCGGCGCCATGGCGGCCCTGCGCGGCGGCATCAAAAGCGGCAACAGCCGGACGAAAGGAAGCCGATGA